One window of the Lysobacter sp. S4-A87 genome contains the following:
- a CDS encoding IclR family transcriptional regulator C-terminal domain-containing protein: MPRKAEGSDQFEDGGDYVQSLARGLSVLSAFGRDRNRLGLADIATRTGLSRAAARRLVLTLQHLGYVRAVGREFMLGPRVLELGFGYLGSLNLTDLAQPLMEDLARKVRQSSSMAVLDGQSIVYVLRVPGQRVMSVNLGVGARLPAFCAAMGRVLLSGLDDAELDAWLAQCKPTRLTPHTQTDLRRLRGIVTDVRMQGYAYVEQELELGLCSIAVPLRNAQGRIATAINVSMPYHPDAARHAIENVLPQLEQTAQAIEGCVPANRLQAVTA, encoded by the coding sequence ATGCCGAGGAAAGCAGAAGGCTCGGACCAGTTCGAGGACGGCGGCGATTACGTGCAGTCGCTGGCCCGCGGGCTGTCGGTGCTGTCCGCGTTCGGGCGCGACCGCAACCGCCTTGGCCTGGCCGACATCGCCACCCGCACCGGCCTGTCGCGCGCCGCGGCCCGGCGCCTGGTCCTGACCCTGCAGCACCTGGGCTACGTCCGCGCGGTCGGCCGCGAGTTCATGCTCGGTCCGCGCGTGCTCGAGCTGGGCTTCGGCTACCTGGGCTCGCTCAACCTCACCGACCTCGCCCAGCCGCTGATGGAAGACCTTGCCCGCAAGGTGCGCCAGAGCAGCTCGATGGCGGTGCTCGACGGGCAATCGATCGTCTACGTGCTGCGCGTTCCCGGCCAGCGCGTGATGAGCGTGAACCTGGGCGTCGGTGCGCGCCTGCCGGCGTTCTGCGCGGCGATGGGCCGGGTGCTGCTGTCGGGCCTGGACGATGCCGAGCTCGACGCCTGGCTGGCGCAATGCAAGCCGACCCGGCTGACGCCGCACACGCAGACCGACCTGCGCCGCCTGCGCGGGATCGTTACCGACGTGCGCATGCAGGGCTATGCCTACGTCGAGCAGGAACTCGAACTGGGCCTGTGCTCGATCGCGGTGCCGCTGCGCAATGCGCAGGGCAGGATCGCCACCGCCATCAACGTCTCCATGCCCTACCACCCCGATGCCGCCCGCCACGCCATCGAGAACGTGCTGCCGCAACTGGAGCAGACGGCCCAGGCCATCGAAGGTTGCGTGCCGGCCAACCGCTTGCAGGCGGTGACTGCATGA
- a CDS encoding tetratricopeptide repeat-containing sulfotransferase family protein, whose protein sequence is MSAAPEPTATLEIALAHAVRLLDEQPALAAAQAAEILQALPDHPTALLVLGASRSACGDSDGALAVLEPLAHAQPGSARTQLELGIALGRVGRGDEALLALRRAVALKPDLPSAWLALGDHLSATGDNTAAEAAYSQHIRYSSRDPALLRAGAALAENRIPEAEALLRAHLAKSPNDVAALRMFAELAARLDRSSDAEKLLARCLQLAPDFHAARQHYALVLHRGNKSGQALVQIDTLLATAPDNPGYRNLKAAVLCRIGDYATAIGLYEGILRAYPRQTRAWMSYGHALKTAGRQDESIAAYRRCIALEPSLGEAWWSLANLKTLRFTADDIATMRAQLAQPRLSDDNRLHLDFALGKALEDAAQYEASFQHYARANAVRHAQIDYNAGATTAKVNHVRQLYTREFFERRAGSGDDARDPIFIVGLPRSGSTLLEQILSSHSLVEGTMELSEVTSISRELRSRAGPDAAGPGRYHDVLATLDHDELRALGRRYLDRTRIHRHTDAQLFIDKMPNNFMHVGLIQLMLPNARIIDARRHPLACCFSNFKQHFARGQGFSYSLDDIGRFYRDYVALMAHFDDVLPGRVHRVIYERMVDDTEHEVRRLLDACGLPFEEQCLRFFENERPVRTASSEQVRKPIFREGLDQWRHYEPWLEPLKAALGPVLDTYPEPPGEH, encoded by the coding sequence ATGAGCGCCGCACCCGAGCCCACTGCCACCCTCGAGATCGCACTGGCCCACGCCGTGCGGCTGCTCGACGAGCAACCGGCGCTGGCCGCGGCACAGGCCGCGGAGATCCTGCAGGCCCTGCCGGACCACCCGACCGCGCTGCTGGTGCTGGGCGCCTCGCGCTCGGCCTGCGGCGACAGCGACGGCGCGCTGGCAGTGCTCGAACCGCTCGCCCACGCCCAGCCAGGTTCGGCGCGGACCCAGCTGGAGCTGGGCATCGCCCTCGGCCGCGTCGGCCGCGGTGACGAAGCGTTGCTGGCATTGCGCCGCGCGGTCGCGCTCAAGCCCGACCTGCCCAGCGCCTGGCTGGCCCTGGGCGATCACCTCTCGGCGACCGGCGACAATACCGCCGCCGAAGCCGCCTACAGCCAGCACATCCGCTATTCCAGCCGCGACCCGGCGCTGCTGCGCGCCGGCGCGGCGCTGGCCGAGAACCGCATCCCTGAGGCCGAGGCGCTGCTGCGAGCGCACCTGGCCAAGTCGCCCAACGACGTCGCCGCACTGCGCATGTTCGCCGAGCTGGCCGCACGCCTGGACCGCAGCAGCGACGCCGAGAAGCTGCTGGCGCGCTGCCTGCAACTGGCCCCGGACTTCCATGCCGCCCGCCAGCACTACGCCCTGGTCCTGCACCGCGGCAACAAGTCCGGGCAGGCGCTGGTGCAGATCGACACGCTGCTCGCCACCGCCCCGGACAACCCCGGCTATCGCAACCTCAAGGCGGCCGTTCTGTGCCGCATCGGCGACTACGCGACCGCCATCGGCCTGTACGAAGGCATCCTGCGCGCGTACCCGCGCCAGACCCGTGCGTGGATGAGCTACGGCCACGCGCTCAAGACCGCCGGCCGCCAGGACGAATCGATCGCCGCCTACCGCCGCTGCATCGCGCTGGAGCCGTCGCTCGGCGAAGCGTGGTGGAGCCTGGCCAACCTGAAGACCCTGCGCTTCACCGCGGACGACATCGCGACAATGCGCGCGCAGCTGGCGCAGCCGCGCCTGTCGGACGACAACCGCCTGCACCTGGACTTCGCGCTCGGCAAGGCGCTCGAGGACGCCGCGCAGTACGAGGCCTCGTTCCAGCACTACGCGCGCGCCAATGCCGTGCGCCATGCCCAGATCGACTACAACGCCGGCGCCACCACGGCCAAGGTCAACCACGTCCGCCAGCTGTACACGCGCGAGTTCTTCGAGCGCCGCGCCGGCAGCGGCGACGACGCCCGCGACCCGATCTTCATCGTCGGCCTGCCGCGCTCGGGTTCGACCCTGCTGGAGCAGATCCTGTCCAGCCACAGCCTGGTCGAAGGCACGATGGAGCTGTCGGAAGTCACCTCCATCAGCCGCGAGCTGCGCTCGCGCGCCGGCCCCGATGCCGCGGGCCCGGGCCGCTACCACGACGTGCTGGCCACGCTCGACCACGACGAGCTGCGCGCCCTCGGCCGCCGCTACCTCGATCGCACCCGCATCCACCGCCACACCGACGCGCAGTTGTTCATCGACAAGATGCCCAACAACTTCATGCACGTCGGCCTGATCCAGCTGATGCTGCCCAACGCGCGCATCATCGACGCGCGCCGGCATCCGCTGGCGTGCTGCTTCTCCAACTTCAAGCAGCACTTCGCCCGTGGCCAGGGCTTCAGCTACAGCCTCGACGACATCGGCCGCTTCTACCGCGACTACGTCGCGCTGATGGCGCATTTCGACGACGTGCTGCCGGGCCGCGTCCACCGCGTGATCTACGAACGCATGGTCGACGACACCGAGCACGAGGTGCGCCGCCTGCTCGACGCCTGCGGCCTGCCCTTCGAGGAACAGTGCCTGCGCTTCTTCGAGAACGAACGGCCGGTGCGCACCGCCAGTTCCGAACAGGTGCGCAAGCCGATCTTCCGCGAAGGCCTCGATCAGTGGCGCCATTACGAACCCTGGCTCGAACCGCTCAAGGCGGCGCTCGGCCCGGTGCTCGACACCTACCCCGAGCCACCTGGGGAACATTGA
- the pcaF gene encoding 3-oxoadipyl-CoA thiolase, whose protein sequence is MRPVYLCDGVRTPFGRYRGGLSMVRADDLAALPIQQLMQRNAGLDPAAIDEVILGCANQSGEDNRNVARMALLLAGLPLSVPGVTVNRLCASGLEAVGQAARAIALGEAELVIAGGVESMSRAPYVMGKADAAFDRGQALQDTTLGWRFVNPKFEALHGVDPMMRTAQNLADEHGIDRDDQDAFALRSQQRAARAIASGRLGRELMAVGKLDSDEQPRADTTLEKLSSLAPALGAGTSITAGNASGINDGACALLLAGEDALARHGLVPRARVLGMASAGVAPRTMGIGPVPAIGRLLPRLGLGLDDFDTIEINEAFAAQVLAVTRALGLADDSPRVNPNGGAIALGHPLGASGARLALTAMHELESAGQRRALLSMCVGVGQGVALALERVS, encoded by the coding sequence ATGCGCCCCGTCTATCTCTGCGACGGCGTGCGCACGCCGTTCGGACGTTATCGCGGCGGCCTGTCGATGGTGCGCGCCGACGACCTGGCGGCACTGCCGATCCAGCAGCTGATGCAGCGCAATGCCGGCCTCGATCCGGCGGCCATCGACGAGGTCATCCTCGGCTGCGCCAACCAGTCCGGCGAAGACAACCGCAACGTCGCGCGCATGGCGCTGTTGCTGGCGGGACTGCCGCTGTCGGTGCCGGGCGTGACCGTCAACCGGCTCTGCGCATCGGGACTGGAAGCCGTCGGCCAGGCCGCGCGCGCCATTGCGCTGGGCGAGGCCGAACTGGTGATCGCCGGTGGCGTGGAGAGCATGTCGCGCGCGCCCTACGTCATGGGCAAGGCCGATGCCGCGTTCGACCGCGGACAGGCCCTGCAGGACACCACGCTGGGCTGGCGCTTCGTCAATCCGAAGTTCGAGGCGCTGCACGGCGTCGACCCGATGATGCGCACCGCGCAGAACCTGGCCGATGAGCACGGCATCGACCGCGACGACCAGGATGCGTTCGCACTGCGCTCGCAGCAGCGCGCGGCGCGGGCCATCGCCAGCGGTCGCCTTGGGCGCGAGCTGATGGCGGTCGGCAAGCTCGACAGCGACGAACAGCCGCGCGCCGACACCACGCTGGAAAAGCTCTCGTCACTGGCGCCGGCCCTCGGCGCCGGCACCAGCATCACCGCCGGCAATGCCTCGGGCATCAACGATGGCGCCTGCGCGCTGTTGCTCGCCGGCGAGGACGCATTGGCGCGCCATGGCCTGGTGCCGCGGGCCCGCGTGCTCGGCATGGCCAGCGCGGGCGTGGCGCCGCGGACGATGGGGATCGGCCCGGTGCCGGCGATCGGTCGGCTGCTGCCGCGGCTGGGCCTGGGCCTGGACGATTTCGACACGATCGAGATCAACGAAGCCTTCGCCGCCCAGGTGCTGGCGGTGACCCGCGCGCTCGGCCTGGCCGACGACAGCCCGCGGGTCAACCCGAACGGCGGCGCGATCGCGCTCGGCCACCCGCTCGGCGCCAGTGGCGCCCGCCTCGCCCTGACCGCGATGCACGAACTGGAAAGCGCCGGCCAGCGGCGGGCGCTGCTGTCGATGTGCGTCGGCGTCGGCCAGGGGGTCGCCCTGGCCCTGGAGCGCGTTTCGTGA
- a CDS encoding aminotransferase class III-fold pyridoxal phosphate-dependent enzyme, with protein sequence MSIAERDSVLHSWSVQADWHAPTVVGGQGARLHLVDGREILDMSSLAECSNLGHQHPRLVEAIRSQAERLCFVTNAWGATPRAELAQALLERSGFEGGRVFFTLGGADANEHAVRIARQAARKPGGAIIARERSYHGATQLAMALSGDSRAHALGIDPRALGVHHVPPPYGYRCPFGGRDEEQCGVRAAAAVADRIDDLGVDNVAAVIMEPDAGTNGIVAPDNYWPALRTHTADRGVLLIADEVMSAFGRCGEWFAWQRHGEAGRPDLMTLAKGLTGAALPLGAVVLSREVAARLEHEMLHSGLTYCGHPLACAAGVAALQAYQHEGLIERSRTLGVQLLTELELLKSRHRVIGDVRGGHGLFAVIELVADRDSRAPLAPWPQTPPALKALVEAAMAEGVSFAMRGNLIVLAPPLVIGEDELGDALSLLDRLLTRFFSQ encoded by the coding sequence ATGTCGATCGCTGAGCGCGACAGTGTTCTGCACAGCTGGTCGGTCCAGGCCGACTGGCACGCGCCGACCGTCGTCGGTGGCCAGGGCGCGCGTCTGCACCTGGTCGACGGTCGCGAGATCCTCGACATGAGCAGCCTGGCCGAGTGCAGCAATCTCGGCCACCAGCACCCGCGCCTGGTCGAGGCCATCCGCTCGCAGGCCGAGCGCCTGTGCTTCGTCACCAACGCCTGGGGCGCGACCCCTCGCGCGGAGCTGGCGCAGGCGCTGCTGGAGCGTTCGGGCTTCGAGGGCGGCCGGGTGTTCTTCACCCTCGGCGGCGCCGATGCCAATGAGCACGCGGTGCGGATCGCCAGGCAGGCCGCGCGCAAGCCCGGCGGCGCGATCATCGCCCGCGAACGCTCGTACCACGGTGCCACCCAGCTGGCGATGGCGCTGTCCGGCGACAGCCGCGCGCATGCGCTGGGGATCGATCCGCGGGCGCTGGGCGTGCACCACGTGCCGCCGCCGTATGGCTACCGCTGCCCGTTCGGCGGCCGCGACGAGGAGCAGTGCGGCGTTCGCGCCGCGGCTGCAGTCGCCGATCGCATCGACGACCTGGGTGTCGACAACGTCGCCGCCGTGATCATGGAGCCCGATGCCGGCACCAATGGCATCGTCGCTCCGGACAACTACTGGCCGGCGTTGCGCACGCACACCGCCGATCGCGGCGTCCTGCTGATCGCCGACGAGGTGATGAGCGCGTTCGGCCGCTGCGGCGAATGGTTCGCCTGGCAGCGCCATGGCGAGGCCGGTCGTCCCGACCTGATGACGCTGGCCAAGGGCCTCACCGGTGCCGCCCTGCCGTTGGGCGCGGTGGTGCTCAGCCGCGAGGTCGCCGCCAGGCTCGAGCACGAGATGCTGCACTCCGGCCTGACCTATTGCGGCCATCCGCTGGCCTGCGCCGCCGGTGTTGCGGCGCTGCAGGCGTACCAACACGAGGGCCTGATCGAGCGTTCGCGCACGCTCGGCGTGCAACTGCTGACGGAGCTTGAACTGCTGAAGTCGCGCCACCGCGTCATCGGCGACGTCCGCGGCGGTCACGGCCTGTTCGCAGTGATCGAACTGGTCGCCGACCGCGACAGCCGCGCGCCGCTGGCGCCATGGCCGCAGACGCCGCCGGCACTGAAGGCGCTGGTCGAAGCGGCGATGGCCGAAGGCGTGTCGTTCGCGATGCGCGGCAACCTCATCGTGCTGGCGCCGCCGCTGGTGATCGGCGAGGACGAGCTTGGCGATGCGCTGTCGCTGCTCGATCGCCTGCTGACGCGTTTCTTCTCGCAATGA